One Melanotaenia boesemani isolate fMelBoe1 chromosome 8, fMelBoe1.pri, whole genome shotgun sequence DNA segment encodes these proteins:
- the LOC121644419 gene encoding WD repeat-containing protein 48 isoform X1, translated as MATHHRQNAAGRRKVQVSYVIRDEVEKYNRNGVNALQLDPALNRLFTAGRDSIIRIWSVYQHKQDPYIASMEHHTDWVNDIVLCCNGKTLISASSDTTVKVWNAHKGFCMSTLRTHKDYVKALAYAKDKELVASAGLDRQIFLWDVNTLTALTASNNTVTTSSLSGNKDSIYSLAMNQMGTVIVSGSTEKVLRVWDPRTCAKLMKLKGHTDNVKSLLLNRDGTQCLSGSSDGTIRLWSLGQQRCIATYRVHDEGVWALQVNEAFTHVYSGGRDKKIYCTDLRNPDIRVLICEEKAPVLKMELDRSADPPPAIWVSTTKSSVNKWSLKGMHNFRSSGEYDNDCSTPLTPLCTQPEQVIKGGASIIQCHILNDKRHILTKDTNNNVAFWDVLKACKGEDLGKVEFDEEIKKRFKMVYVPNWFSVDLKTGMLTITLDESDCFAAWVSAKDAGFSSSDGSDPKLNLGGLLLQALLEFWPRTRINPMDEEENEVNHVNGEQENRVQKGNGYFQVPPHTPVIFGEAGGRTLFRLLCRDSGGETESMLLNETVPQWVIDITVDKNMPKFNKIPFYLQPHSSSGAKTLKKDRLSASDMLQVRKVMEHVYEKIINLDNESQTTSSSANDKPGEQEKEEDMAMLAEEKIELMCQDQVLDPNMDLRTVKHFIWKSGGDLTLHYRQKST; from the exons ATGGCCACGCATCACAGGCAAAATGCTGCTGGGCGGAGGAAAGTACAG GTGTCCTACGTCATTAGAGATGAGGTGGAGAAGTACAATCGAAATGGGGTAAACGCACTCCAGCTAGACCCTGCCCTGAACCGACTCTTCACTGCTGGGAGGGATTCTATCATCCGGATATGGAGCGTCTACCAGCACAAA caGGACCCGTACATTGCATCTATGGAGCATCATACAGACTGGGTTAATGACATAGTCCTCTGTTGCAATGGCAAAACAT TGATATCTGCCTCATCAGATACAACAGTCAAAGTGTGGAACGCGCATAAAGGATTTTGTATGTCGACGTTACGAACACACAAGGACTACGTGAAAGCTTTGGCTTACGCTAAAGACAAGGAGCTCGTGGCATCCGCTGGCCTGGATCGACAAATCTTTCTTTGGGATGTGAACACACTAACCGCTCTCACTGCTTCCAACAACACTGTCACCA CTTCATCACTGAGTGGGAACAAAGACTCGATCTACAGTCTGGCAATGAACCAGATGGGCACAGTTATTGTTTCGGGATCCACTGAAAAA gTTCTGAGAGTCTGGGATCCTCGAACATGCGCAAAACTGATGAAACTAAAAGGCCACACAGATAACGTAAAGTCACTGCTCCTGAATCGAGATGGCACTCAG TGCCTGTCGGGCAGCTCAGATGGGACCATTCGCCTTTGGTCGCTTGGCCAACAGAGGTGTATCGCCACCTACCGGGTGCATGACGAAGGGGTGTGGGCCTTGCAGGTCAATGAGGCCTTTACGCATGTATATTCTGGAGGTAGAGACAAAAAGATCTACTGTACCGACCTGCGTAATCCAGACATCCGTGTACTCATCTGTGAGGAAAAGGCCCCGGTGCTCAAA ATGGAACTGGACAGATCTGCTGACCCACCTCCAGCAATCTGGGTTTCCACTACCAAGTCATCCGTTAATAAATGG TCTCTAAAGGGAATGCACAACTTCAGGTCATCAGGGGAGTATGACAATGACTGCAGTACCCCTCTGACTCCACTGTGTACTCAGCCAGAACAAGTCATTAAGG GAGGTGCCAGTATTATACAGTGCCACATTCTGAATGACAAAAGACATATACTCACCAAAGACACCAACAACAACGTGGCATTTTGGGATGTCCTAAAG GCTTGCAAGGGTGAAGACTTGGGGAAAGTGGAATTTGATGAAGAGATTAAAAAGCGCTTCAAGATGGTCTATGTGCCAAACTGGTTCTCCGTTGATCTAAAAACTGGG ATGCTCACCATCACTTTGGATGAGAGTGACTGCTTTGCTGCCTGGGTGTCTGCAAAAGACGCAGGGTTTTCAAGTTCTGATGGATCTGACCCAAAGT TGAACCTGGGTGGACTGTTGCTCCAGGCTCTGCTGGAGTTCTGGCCCAGAACTCGGATCAATCCCATGGACGAGGAAGAGAACGAGGTGAACCACG TGAACGGAGAGCAGGAGAACAGAGTCCAGAAAGGAAATGGATACTTCCAGGTTCCACCGCACACGCCGGTCATCTTCGGAgaagcaggaggcagaactcTTTTTAG GTTGTTATGTAGAGATTCAGGTGGAGAGACTGAATCCATGCTGCTGAATGAGACTGTCCCACAGTGGGTTATTGATATAACTGTAGAT AAAAATATGCCCAAGTTCAACAAAATCCCATTCTACCTCCAGCCCCACTCTTCCTCCGGTGCAAAAACTCTAAAAAA GGACCGTCTCTCGGCCAGTGACATGCTCCAGGTGAGGAAGGTGATGGAGCATGTTTACGAGAAGATCATCAACCTGGACAACGAGTCGCAGACCACCAGCTCCTCGGCCAACGATAAACCCGGGGagcaggaaaaggaggaggacaTGGCCATGCTTGCTGAAGAGAAGATTGAGCTAATGTGTCAAGACCAG GTTCTGGACCCCAACATGGACCTGCGaacagttaaacattttatctGGAAGAGTGGAGGGGACTTGACACTTCACTATAGGCAGAAATCCACGTGA
- the LOC121644419 gene encoding WD repeat-containing protein 48 isoform X2 produces the protein MATHHRQNAAGRRKVQVSYVIRDEVEKYNRNGVNALQLDPALNRLFTAGRDSIIRIWSVYQHKDPYIASMEHHTDWVNDIVLCCNGKTLISASSDTTVKVWNAHKGFCMSTLRTHKDYVKALAYAKDKELVASAGLDRQIFLWDVNTLTALTASNNTVTTSSLSGNKDSIYSLAMNQMGTVIVSGSTEKVLRVWDPRTCAKLMKLKGHTDNVKSLLLNRDGTQCLSGSSDGTIRLWSLGQQRCIATYRVHDEGVWALQVNEAFTHVYSGGRDKKIYCTDLRNPDIRVLICEEKAPVLKMELDRSADPPPAIWVSTTKSSVNKWSLKGMHNFRSSGEYDNDCSTPLTPLCTQPEQVIKGGASIIQCHILNDKRHILTKDTNNNVAFWDVLKACKGEDLGKVEFDEEIKKRFKMVYVPNWFSVDLKTGMLTITLDESDCFAAWVSAKDAGFSSSDGSDPKLNLGGLLLQALLEFWPRTRINPMDEEENEVNHVNGEQENRVQKGNGYFQVPPHTPVIFGEAGGRTLFRLLCRDSGGETESMLLNETVPQWVIDITVDKNMPKFNKIPFYLQPHSSSGAKTLKKDRLSASDMLQVRKVMEHVYEKIINLDNESQTTSSSANDKPGEQEKEEDMAMLAEEKIELMCQDQVLDPNMDLRTVKHFIWKSGGDLTLHYRQKST, from the exons ATGGCCACGCATCACAGGCAAAATGCTGCTGGGCGGAGGAAAGTACAG GTGTCCTACGTCATTAGAGATGAGGTGGAGAAGTACAATCGAAATGGGGTAAACGCACTCCAGCTAGACCCTGCCCTGAACCGACTCTTCACTGCTGGGAGGGATTCTATCATCCGGATATGGAGCGTCTACCAGCACAAA GACCCGTACATTGCATCTATGGAGCATCATACAGACTGGGTTAATGACATAGTCCTCTGTTGCAATGGCAAAACAT TGATATCTGCCTCATCAGATACAACAGTCAAAGTGTGGAACGCGCATAAAGGATTTTGTATGTCGACGTTACGAACACACAAGGACTACGTGAAAGCTTTGGCTTACGCTAAAGACAAGGAGCTCGTGGCATCCGCTGGCCTGGATCGACAAATCTTTCTTTGGGATGTGAACACACTAACCGCTCTCACTGCTTCCAACAACACTGTCACCA CTTCATCACTGAGTGGGAACAAAGACTCGATCTACAGTCTGGCAATGAACCAGATGGGCACAGTTATTGTTTCGGGATCCACTGAAAAA gTTCTGAGAGTCTGGGATCCTCGAACATGCGCAAAACTGATGAAACTAAAAGGCCACACAGATAACGTAAAGTCACTGCTCCTGAATCGAGATGGCACTCAG TGCCTGTCGGGCAGCTCAGATGGGACCATTCGCCTTTGGTCGCTTGGCCAACAGAGGTGTATCGCCACCTACCGGGTGCATGACGAAGGGGTGTGGGCCTTGCAGGTCAATGAGGCCTTTACGCATGTATATTCTGGAGGTAGAGACAAAAAGATCTACTGTACCGACCTGCGTAATCCAGACATCCGTGTACTCATCTGTGAGGAAAAGGCCCCGGTGCTCAAA ATGGAACTGGACAGATCTGCTGACCCACCTCCAGCAATCTGGGTTTCCACTACCAAGTCATCCGTTAATAAATGG TCTCTAAAGGGAATGCACAACTTCAGGTCATCAGGGGAGTATGACAATGACTGCAGTACCCCTCTGACTCCACTGTGTACTCAGCCAGAACAAGTCATTAAGG GAGGTGCCAGTATTATACAGTGCCACATTCTGAATGACAAAAGACATATACTCACCAAAGACACCAACAACAACGTGGCATTTTGGGATGTCCTAAAG GCTTGCAAGGGTGAAGACTTGGGGAAAGTGGAATTTGATGAAGAGATTAAAAAGCGCTTCAAGATGGTCTATGTGCCAAACTGGTTCTCCGTTGATCTAAAAACTGGG ATGCTCACCATCACTTTGGATGAGAGTGACTGCTTTGCTGCCTGGGTGTCTGCAAAAGACGCAGGGTTTTCAAGTTCTGATGGATCTGACCCAAAGT TGAACCTGGGTGGACTGTTGCTCCAGGCTCTGCTGGAGTTCTGGCCCAGAACTCGGATCAATCCCATGGACGAGGAAGAGAACGAGGTGAACCACG TGAACGGAGAGCAGGAGAACAGAGTCCAGAAAGGAAATGGATACTTCCAGGTTCCACCGCACACGCCGGTCATCTTCGGAgaagcaggaggcagaactcTTTTTAG GTTGTTATGTAGAGATTCAGGTGGAGAGACTGAATCCATGCTGCTGAATGAGACTGTCCCACAGTGGGTTATTGATATAACTGTAGAT AAAAATATGCCCAAGTTCAACAAAATCCCATTCTACCTCCAGCCCCACTCTTCCTCCGGTGCAAAAACTCTAAAAAA GGACCGTCTCTCGGCCAGTGACATGCTCCAGGTGAGGAAGGTGATGGAGCATGTTTACGAGAAGATCATCAACCTGGACAACGAGTCGCAGACCACCAGCTCCTCGGCCAACGATAAACCCGGGGagcaggaaaaggaggaggacaTGGCCATGCTTGCTGAAGAGAAGATTGAGCTAATGTGTCAAGACCAG GTTCTGGACCCCAACATGGACCTGCGaacagttaaacattttatctGGAAGAGTGGAGGGGACTTGACACTTCACTATAGGCAGAAATCCACGTGA
- the gorasp1a gene encoding Golgi reassembly-stacking protein 1a, with product MGLSQSSEVSEGGTYGYHVHGVQPNSPAEKAGLQPFFDFILSLDNRRLSEENEMLKEILKVSMEKAVKMEVYSTKTTRVRELEVVPSNMWGGQGLLGASVRFCSYQGANENVWHVLDVEPSSPAALAGLQPHSDYIVGADQVLQDSEDFFSLIEAHEGKPLKLLVYNTQTDTCREVVVTPNGAWGGEGSLGCGIGYGYLHRIPANPDKLTAEPVIPVPEETPSPQLPTHGYTEAPLMAPSSHSEELLDMEQITLQEAPLPPPIQRVMDPGFSDSEVALMNPDPADLADRLDLSMSSIDMTNTSLAMHDEKDSEVSGVEELEDSVLLSSSTENQSEPQELSSLAAMDLTAAVTATDVGSDSDIPPAETSHLLTESIDPQSLLNESSNSPSPPMGVLFLPEEPPVPAEDPPCPSPVDLIPTSAANELAADYSLPQVIEDAQVSSHESPEPADVASAHQCGHDHDTEETEKSHLE from the exons ATGGGGTTATCACAGAGTTCAGAAGTATCTGAAGGAGGGACATACGGATATCACGTCCACGGT GTGCAGCCCAATTCCCCTGCAGAAAaggcaggactgcagcccttttTTGACTTCATTCTGTCTTTGGACAACAGGAGACTT AGTGAGGAAAATGAAATGCTAAAGGAGATCCTGAAAGTCAGCATGGAAAAAGCTGTGAAGATGGAGGTGTACAGTACTAAAACCACAAGGGTTCGTGAGTTAGAGGTGGTGCCCAGTAATATGTGGGGAGGCCAGGGTCTTCTGGGTGCCAGTGTTCGCTTCTGCAGCTATCAAGGTGCCAATGAGAACGTTTGGCACGTGCTG GATGTGGAACCCAGTTCTCCAGCAGCACTGGCAGGGCTTCAACCCCACAGTGACTACATAGTTGGAGCAGATCAGGTTTTACAAGAT tcagAAGACTTCTTTTCACTGATTGAGGCGCATGAAGGAAAGCCATTAAAACTGCTGGTgtacaacacacaaacagacacctGCAGAGAGGTGGTGGTCACACCTAATGGAGCTTGGGGAGGAGAGGGCAG TTTGGGTTGTGGCATCGGTTATGGCTACCTGCACCGCATCCCTGCAAATCCTGACAAATTGACAGCTGAGCCTGTCATCCCTGTTCCAGAGGAGACACCCTCTCCACAGCTGCCTACACATGGATACACAGAG GCACCTCTGATGGCACCTTCAAGCCATAGTGAAGAATTGTTAGACATGGAGCAGATCACCCTCCAGGAAGCCCCACTACCTCCACCCATTCAGAGAGTCATGGACCCTG GCTTTTCTGATTCTGAAGTGGCATTGATGAACCCTGACCCTGCAGACCTGGCGGACAGACTGGATCTGTCCATGTCATCCATTGACATGACCAACACTTCACTGGCTATGCATGATGAGAAGGACAGTGAAGTATCTGGTGTTG AGGAGCTGGAGGACAGTGTCCTACTCTCATCCTCAACAGAGAACCAGAGTGAACCACAAGAGCTGAGCTCCCTGGCAGCCATGGACCTCACTGCTGCCGTCACTGCTACCGACGTCGGGTCCGATTCTGACATCCCACCAGCTGAAACATCTCACCTGCTCACAGAGTCAATAGACCCACAAAGCCTCCTCAATGAGTCCAGCAACAGCCCGAGTCCACCTATGGGTGTGCTCTTCCTTCCCGAGGAGCCTCCTGTACCTGCAGAAGACCCTCCCTGCCCGTCTCCTGTCGACCTCATCCCAACCTCAGCTGCTAACGAGTTGGCTGCAGATTATTCTTTGCCTCAGGTCATCGAGGATGCACAAGTGTCATCGCATGAGTCTCCAGAACCTGCAGATGTGGCTTCCGCTCACCAATGTGGCCATGACCACGACACGGAGGAGACAGAGAAGTCACATTTAGAGTAA
- the LOC121644636 gene encoding cysteine/serine-rich nuclear protein 1-like, with the protein MYINHHSQTMRVILKRKFTEVEKNPCYSSSSSSPSSLSSPSSSEWESDEEASSSENQDFTPHSPASPTTLPIRSTLKRPKLDKGQGNVRFDQVSVFSFPRCQGFTSVPSRGGATLGMLRKHSARQTYTVAEHAQEQRHRRKERRREKLREEKFEALKRKLVISGAVEQHEADRLTVDQILHEDADIHVSDTELEDGGFLQPFSSKQRQAILQAAGVKVIDREEKRQLHALRLSREDCGCDCQGFCEPETCACSLAGIKCQVDRFNFPCGCTKDNCGNTQGRIEFDTRRVQTHYIHTVMKLELERRLQDEALSSDDQVGFSGELHGCKDQDEIHPVQSAQDKRCPFGFTMEEDDLPLTMPTTPPFHFIPERLVIEENSCSSNITESSFTSSDSDAGGFLSGSQSPPEADGGLTSALSLCDTENKYTLRSQLRHIRQPLVQHSSSSATDSVGPRTAITFTDNLNRTFLDENANQSRGFFDDDSLGDIPNTPSPTVDYSIGRYMDLSLSSDSDLEFFDSDYPSGPVHSSFKEHQHPGSFQPIQLFNSVNLPQYESSTHLLESLIGLN; encoded by the exons ATGTACATCAACCACCACAGCCAAACAATGAGAGTCATCCTCAAGAGAAAGTTTACAGAAGTAGAGAAAAATCCCTGctactcctcttcctcctcctctccatcctccctctcctccccctcctcctcagaGTGGGAGTCCGATGAGGAGGCCAGCTCCTCTGAGAACCAAGATTTCACACCTCACAGTCCTGCTTCACCTACCACTTTGCCCA TTCGATCCACCCTGAAGAGGCCTAAGCTTGATAAAGGACAAGGCAATGTGCGCTTTGACCAGGTGTCCGTTTTCAGTTTCCCCCGCTGCCAAGGCTTCACCAGCGTGCCCAGCCGTGGAGGTGCCACCCTTGGCATGTTGCGCAAACACAGCGCCCGCCAAACGTACACGGTGGCAGAGCATGCACAGGAACAACGGCACAGGCGCAAAGAGAGGCGGCGAGAAAAACTAAGAGAAGAGAAGTTTGAGGCTTTAAAGCGCAAA CTTGTCATCAGTGGAGCTGTTGAGCAACATGAAGCAGACAGGCTCACTGTGGATCAAATCCTGCATGAAGATGCAGACATCCATGTTAGTGACACTGAGCTGGAAGATGGAGGTTTCCTTCAGCCGTTCTCCTCTAAACAGCGACAGGCCATCCTGCAGGCAGCGGGGGTGAAGGTCATTGACAGGGAGGAGAAGAGGCAGCTTCACGCCCTGCGGCTGTCCAGAGAGGACTGTGGATGTGACTGTCAAGGCTTCTGCGAACCAGAGACCTGCGCGTGCAGTCTGGCGGGCATCAAGTGTCAG GTGGACCGCTTCAACTTTCCTTGTGGCTGCACTAAGGACAACTGTGGAAACACGCAAGGGCGCATCGAGTTTGACACCAGACGTGTGCAGACCCATTACATCCACACAGTCATGAAACTTGAGCTGGAGAGACGACTGCAAGATGAAGCACTAAGCTCAGATGACCAGGTGGGATTTTCAGGGGAGCTTCATGGGTGTAAAGACCAGGATGAGATCCATCCAGTGCAAAGTGCACAGGACAAGAGATGTCCCTTCGGATTCACTATGGAGGAAGACGATCTTCCTCTCACCATGCCCACTACCCCTCCCTTCCATTTCATTCCAGAGCGGTTGGTAATTGAGgagaacagctgcagcagcaacatcacTGAATCCTCTTTCACCTCCTCTGACTCTGACGCAGGAGGATTCCTCAGTGGGAGTCAGAGTCCTCCTGAAGCTGATGGAGGTTTGACCTCTGCTCTCAGTCTCTGTGACACTGAAAATAAGTACACTTTGAGGAGCCAGCTGAGGCACATAAGACAACCACTggtgcagcacagcagcagctctgctaCTGACAGCGTGGGACCACGTACAGCTATTACATTCACAGACAATCTAAACAGGACTTTTTTGGATGAGAATGCAAATCAGTCCAGAGGTTTCTTTGATGATGACTCTCTTGGGGACATCCCAAACACACCCTCCCCCACAGTGGATTATTCCATAGGCAGATACATGGACTTGAGCCTCTCCTCTGACTCGGACCTGGAGTTCTTTGACAGTGACTACCCCTCTGGACCAGTGCACAGTTCTTTCAAAGAGCATCAGCACCCAGGCAGTTTTCAGCCCATCCAGCTGTTTAACTCTGTTAATTTGCCACAGTACGAGTCGAGCACTCACCTCCTGGAGTCTCTGATCGGTCTGAATTAA